The Rhodopirellula bahusiensis region GGATCGGATCGCTGCTGATCGCTCAAGACGCCCTGAGCACGCTCGACACCGACCAAAAAACACTGCGGTGCTGCGATGAACAAACCGACGATCCCGCGATTGAAAAAGGCTTTGAGTTCCTCACCCGAATTTTCACCGTCGAGACCAATCCGGGAAGCGCACTGTCGAGCGATTTCTACTACCTCTACGCCATCGAACGAGTCGGACGGCTGTCGGGCCGCCGTTTGATCGGCGGACACGATTGGTATCGCGAGGGCGCCGAGCATTTGGTGAGTCTGCAAGATGCGTTTCGTGGGTTCTGGATCGGTTCAGGTCCCGCTGAAAGCAAACGCGATGTCGCCACATCGTTTGCATTGCTGTTTCTCTCCAAAGGAAAACGACAAGTCGTTGTCGGGCAACTCGACCATCCATCGCTTCGAACGCTCGGTGCGAACAACACTGCGTCACTTCCGTTTTCAACTTCACTGAAGCAATTGGTTCGACACGTCGAACGTGATTGGTCGCAAGAGTTGACTTGGCAAACGATTCAGGCGGAAGGTGCAACCGTCGCGGATCTGCTGCGAGTTCCCGTGATCGTGATTCGCGGTTCGCAACGAATTCAATTCAGCAACGAACTGGTCGATACGCTGAAGCAATACATCGATCAGGGTGGAACGATCTTGTTCGATGCTATCGGCGGAGACGGGTGCGGTGACGCGTCTGGTTTTCAAGCCAGCGTGATCGACCTGAGCCAGCGATGGTTTCCCGCCAGCCAACTCGAACGTCTGCCACCGTCCCATCCGGTTTGGTTCGCCGAGCGTCCGGTTGATCCCACCGCGATCGGCCCGGATTTCTGGGTTTATGGTGTGGGTGCTTGCTGCCGAACCCCGGTGTTCTATTCACCTCGTAGTTTGTCTTGCCGATGGAAACACGGTGGACCGCTTCTTCGCAACGGCGACATGCCGGCCGCCCTTCGGCCTCAAATTGAAGCGGGGATTTCGATCGGCGAGAATATCATTGCGTACGCGACCGGCCGCGAACTGAAGAACAAGCTAGACGCGGCATCGATCGTGGATGGTTCGACCGCACCTCCGCCGACACGCGGAGCCATCCCGATCGCAGTCGGTGCCCTTGGGGCTGGTGAAAAACAAGTTCTTCGAGCCCTCCCCAACGCAGCCACGCTGATCCGCGAAAAGTTGGCGATCGAAGTCATCGCGGTGAACGATCCGATTGACCTGACCGAGGAATCGTTGGCCCGCGTTGGCGTGCTGTATCTGCACGGTCAAACCGCGGTCGACCTGAAACCATCCGAAAAAGATGCCCTGCGAGCGTTCGCCTCGCGAGGCGGTATCATCATCGCCAGCCCCATTTGCGGCAGCGAAGCATTCGGCACATCCATCCGCTCTCAACTCGCCGATCTGTTCTCAGGCGAGTCATTCGAGCCCATGGCGAAGGAACATCCTGCCTGGACAACTCGCTACGGCGGCTATGACTTGAGCGATGTCACCGTCCGACGTTCCAACCAAACTGGCGAGCGTCAAAAGAATCAAACGCTCAAAATCAGTCGCGTGCGATCGACGCCGATTGTCGATTTGCTGCAAGTCGACGATCAAGCGGCGGTGTATTACTCACCGCTCGATCTCAGCTGTGCACTCGAGTCACAAAACTCGGTGCAATGCCCGGGCTACAACACCACCGACGCCGCCCGAATCTTGGCCGGATTGATTCTCTACTCGCTCAACCGCTGAGACGACTCAACGAGCCTCAAGAGTTCGATGCGTCTCAGGAATGCAGCCGAGCGAAATCGCGAACATCTTCTTCGATCGCACGCAAGCGATCAGACAACTTGATGTCCGCGTCTCTCGCGTCCTGCGACTCGGCGGCTTCCAAGCGAGTGAAGACGTAGAACTTCACCTTGGGTTCGGTGCCACTGGGACGGACAGCGACGTAGTTGCCGGACATTTCCAGGTCCATGATGACCAGGTTTCCACTTGGGCCTTCCAACGGCGATGTGGAACCGTCGGCAACGTTCAAGATGGTTGCACTGCCGTAGTCACGCACTTGGGCAACCGCGATTCCGCCGAGCGACTTTGGTGGTTCTGCGCGGAAAGCTTTCATCAAGCTCTGCATCGCGGCCATCCCTTCGCTGCCTTCCATGAAAACGTTGATCAGATTTTCACGGTGCATGCCATGCTTGCGGTACAAGTCAGCCATGTACTCGTGCATCGACTTGCCCTCGGCTTTCAACTTCGCCGCCAGCTCACCCATCAACATGCAAGCGACCGCGCCGTCTTTGTCTCGAGCGTAAGTGCCAACGAGATAACCATGCGACTCTTCGCAACCGTAGACGAAATCTTCGGGGCCTTCGCGATCCATCGCCTCGGCGATGTACTTGTACCCGACCAACAAATCACCGACGCAGCGTGCCCCGTGCGACTCAGCGATGCGGCGTACTAATTCGGTGGTGACCAAAGTCTTGATGACGTAAGAACGATCGGTCAGCTTGCCCGACTTCACCGTTTGCTCCAGCACGTAGTCGGCCAACAACGCAGCAATTTGGTTGCCTGTGAAGGTTCCCCATTCGCCACTGGAATCGGTGGTCAACGGAGCAGCCACTCCCAAACGATCGCAGTCGGGATCGGTTGCGAGAACCAGGTCGTACCCACCGGCACGAGCCGTTTCGATGGGAGCTTCGAAGACGGCTGAGTTTTCAGGGTTGGACACATGCCCGGGAACGTTCGGAAAGTCACCACTCTTTTCGCGATGACCTTCGTAGACATCAAGTTGAGTGAAGCCGTCTCGCCGCATCAACGGAATGACGGCTTCTTCGCCGACGCCGTGCAGTGGAGAGTAAAGGATTTTGACATCCCGTGAACCTTCAAAAGCACACTGTGACGCGGCGTCAATGAAGGCCGCATCGATCTGTTCTGTGACGACTTCGATGCGTCCGTCGGCCATCGCTTCCGCGAAAGGAGTCGCACGAATTTCTTGGCAGCTCATCACGCCGTCGATGATCGCTTTGTCGTGTGGTGGCAAAACTTGACCGCCCGTTGACCAGTACACCTTCACCGCGTTGTCGCTTGGCGGGTTGTGGCTGGCCGTCACCATGATGCCGCAATCGCAATTCAAATGACGCACTGCGAACGACAACTGAGGCGTCGCTCGGTAATCGTCCAGCAAATAAACCTTGAACCCGGCCGCGACCATGATGCCGGCACAGAGCTCGGTAAAGTGACGAGATTTGTGCCGCGTGTCGTAAGCGATCGCACACGACAGTTGCTTGGCACCGCCGTGGTATTGAACGACGTAGTCGGCCAGTCCTTGAGCGCTCTCACCGATCGTTCGGTCGTTGATTGCGTTCGATCCAATTTCGTACATCCGACCGCGGCGTCCACCGGTGCCGAACGGAATGATCGTCCAGAAAACGTCGTCCAGCTTTTGCCACATGCCGTCGGCGATGTGTTGCAGCGTTTGGTCGCGGTAGTTGCGATATCGATCTTCGGTCAACCAAGATCGAATGTTTTCCACGGCTCCGGCGGTCAGCTTCTTTTCTTGGCAAGCTTGATCGATCGCGGCCAAGGCTTCGTCGACGGACAGGGAAGGGGACGAAGCAGGGTTGGAACCAGATGTCATGATGAGATCGCACCGGGGATAACGGGGAGACAGGTCGAGTCAGTGGGCCCAGATTCTACGCCCCGACGGACCGTCTCACCACCTAACGTCCAAACGTTCCGGAGACGCGAATTCCGTACTATTTCGCGTGCAATCGGTGACGCCTGGGTCACTCGATCAACCCGACTTCGCTAGCTCAACCAACCCTTGCGGTACAAGAAGTACAGCAGACTCAATGCCAGAACCATCATCACTGAAAGAGCGAACGGGTAGCCAAAACTCCATTCCAGTTCGGGCATGTTCAATGGCGATGCCTTCTGATCAAAGTTCATCCCATAGATCCCAGCGACGAAACTCATCGGGATGAACAGTGTCGCGATGATCGTTAACACTTTCATCACATCATTATTTTTTTGCCCGAGCAAAGCGAAATACAACTCCCGTAATTCGCCGCAGGTCTCGCGGTCGGTGTCCGCGGCTTCCATCAACTGCCCAATGTGGTCCTGGCAATCGCGAAGATACAAACGGGTGTCGTCACCGAGAATGCTTTCACCTTCCCTCAACAAAAGCCGAAGTGCGTCACGGTGTTGCTGGACCGTTTTGCGAATCGACAGAAGATCCGCACGGATGTGGTGCAGATGCATTGGCAAGTTGTCGTTGTCTTTGTCCTGCAACAACTCAGCCATTTCGGACAGATGACGCTCGTAGCGTTCGATGACCGGAAAATAGCCGTCAATGATTGCGTCGATGATCGCATAAACCAAATAGTCTGCCCCGCGGTCTCGGATGCGTCCCCTCGCCCGGGAGATTCGGTCGCGGACAGGATCGAGGCAATCGCCGACGTGTTCTTGGATTGTGATGACGGTGTTGCCGACCAGGAACATGCTGACTTGTTCGGTTCGGAAACCATCGTCGCCGACCGGCATGCGGGCGATGAAGAACAATGTCTCGCCATAGCGTTCCAGCTTGGCATGCTGATCCATTTGGACCACGTCTTCCAAAGCCAACGGGTGCAAACCGAATCGTTGCCCAAGCGAGCGAAGCACTTCCATGTCACGGATGCCGTGCAGATCGATCCAGGTCACCACATTTGGATCGGCGGTGTCAACACTTTCGATCGAGTCGACCACTTCGTTCCGGTGCGTCCGTCCGTCGTACTGGATCACGCGAATGTGACTGGGGACGGCGTCCTTTTTTTTCGTCGAAACATCGCTCGACAAATCGCCGGGGACGTTTCCAATCTTGGACCGCGAACGTGCCCAGCGAGGCCGGTGCACGCGAAGATGCAGCGGCAGTTTGCCGGGCAATGCACCCATCGCAAGCAGAAAGTCTCGTTTACGCGGCGTTGATTTGTCCGTCTTCGCTGACATCTTCAAACCGGATCGAGACTTGTTTGCTGACCCCGGACTCTTGCATCGTGACACCGTACAACGTTGTCGCCGCGGTCATCGTTTTTTTGCTGTGCGTCACAACAATGAACTTGGACTGATCCAAGAACTCCGTCAACACGGTCACGAATCGGCCGATGTTGGCTTCGTCAAACGGGGCGTCCACTTCGTCCAGCACGCAGAACGGGCTGGGGCGATACTGGAAGATCGACATCAACAACGCAACCGCCGTCAACGCTTTTTCACCACCCGACAACAACGAGTTGCTGAAACTTGGCTTTCCAGGCGGCGTGGCAACGATCTCGACACCGGCTTCCAACGGATCGTCGGACTCTTCCAATATCAAATCGGCGTGACCACCGCCAAACGATTTTCGATACAGCTTTTGGAAGTTGATTCGGATGGCTTCGAGCGTGTCCAAGAACAACCGCCGCGAATCCGCGTTGATGCGAGCGATCACGCGCTGAAGCGAGTCTTTCGCAGCGGTCAAGTCTTGATACTGACCGTGCAGTTCGTCGTAGCGAACCTGAAGCTCGTTGAGTTCCTCCAAAGCTTCCATGTTGACCGAGCCAACATTTTGCACCTGGCCCCGAAGCTGGCTGATCTCTTGATCGACCGAAGACCGGTCTTCGATTTCGGCCAATTCTTCAGGAGGCTCGTCGTTTCGGAGGTCGATCTGGTAATCCTCGGCGATCCGATCCGCCAGCGTGGCTTGCTTAAGTTCCGCAGCATCGCGAGCCGAACTGATTGTCGCGACGGTTTCGGTCGCTTTGGCAACGGCTTTGATAGCCGCTTGCGATTCGGATTGGACGCGGCGTGTTGCTTCGCGTTCCTGGTTGGCTTCGGCTGCCAGAATCTGGAGTTTTGAATCAGCCGCTTCCATCGCGATCATCAATTCCGCCAACCGATTGTCCGCGTCCAAGATTCTCGTTTCGATCTCGGTGATCCGTTCTCGCGTTCGAGTCATCGCGTCGCGAACTTCTTGGTTGGCCGCTTCCCGCTGACTTTGATCGCGACGAGCCACATCGGCGGCGATGGTCAACGATTCGACTCGCTGTTCGCTGCGAGCCGCCTCAACCGAGATGCTCATCGCTTCGGATTGCACCTCGCGAAGCTGCTCCGAAGCCACCGTCAATTGTTGATCGACTTCGCTTCGCTGAGTTTCCAGCGTCTCAATTTCTTGCTTGCCATCCTGGATCGAACGGGCCAGCTCACCGTCTTGCTGCTCAGCCGTCGCGAGCAACTCAGTGTGCGACGCCGAAGATCGTTTCAGTTCGTCGACGGTTGCCTGACGAGCGGACAAACGCTCGGCGACGTGATGCAATTTCGCTTCGGCAGCCGCGTGTTCCGTGATCCAGTTCCGCATGGCCTGTTCATGACGACCAAGCTCCGCGGCTTCGCTATCGACGACTCCCGTCAGACGGCCAACTTCTTTTTCGGCTTCGGCAATTTGATAGCTGTAGTGCTGCATCTCGGACTTTGCCGCCGCCAGCTCACTACGACGGCTGACCAAACCGGTTTCACCACCGGGAGGCCCCACCACACTGGATCCATCGTTGTCCAGCAAGTCACCCGACGCGGTCACGAAACGCAAACCGGCCGAAGACAGCTTTCGCAATCCGATCGCGGTGGCCAACGTGTCGACCAACCAAGTGTTGCCGAGCAGGTGACGAACCAGCGGTTCCAGTTCGACCTCGCAATCAATCATTTTGTCAGCGCGACCAATCACGCCGGCCAAACCGTCCAAACGGATCTTGTCACCGGGCCGTCGGTTGGGCAGCTCATCCAGTCGGATGATCCCGACTCGCGTGCCAATCTTGATCTCACCGCGACTGATCGCATCGCTGACTGAGCCACCGCGGACGATGACGTATTGGCTGCGAGGCCCAAGTGCCGCATCGATCAGCGGAGCGACTTGCCGATCGACCACGAAACAATCCGCGACGATTCCGACCAGATCTTTTTTCAGTTGAGCGTTGCTCATCCGCAGCACTTCGCGAACGCCGCCGCTGACACCTTCTTGTTTTTGCTGAAGCTCTTCCAGCACGCGAGCCCGCTCGGTGATCCCCTGCAACCGAATCTTCAGTGATCCAATTTCTTCGCGGCGTCGCTCCAGCACTCGGCGAGTCTCGCAAACTTTCGCGTCCGCGATTTCGACTTCGCGTTGCGCTTCGGTGATTCGTTTTTCCAGCTCCGAAACATTGCGAGCGACTTGGTCGTGGTCGTGCTGAGCAGTCTTCAACCCTTCGTCGGCCGTCACCAAATTTCGTGCGATCTCCTCGAGAGCCCGCGTAGCCTCTCGCATTTGTTGAGCCACCCGCCCTCGGTTGGCTTCGTGCTCGGCAACCCGGCGCACCGCAGCCAAGTGATCACGTTGCAAATCATCACGAGTCGTTTCGATCCGATGAACGGTCGCCTGTTCCGCATCGCGTTTGGTGGCGATCGATTCTTTCTTCTGCTGGACTTCCGCCAACTCGGACTCAGCGACTTCCAACGCCGCGATTGTCTTTCGCAAATCAGCGACGGCCGATCCAGCTTCGGTTCGCATCGCTCGCAATCGCCGATAGTGACCGATCAACGTGCGCCGTTGCTCGACCAAAGTCGTCTGATCCGATTCGCGACGACCACCGATGCGAGCGATCTCGCCGGACAACTCGCTGCGGCTTTGTTCCGCTTCGCGAGCTGCTTCGGCGATCGTTTGCAATTGCATCTCGGCAGCTTGCCGTTGCTCTTCCAACGATTCACGTAGAGCGTCCGCTTCGCCGTGTTGTCGTTGAGCAGTTTCCAGTTGCGAAGTGGCTTCGTTCAGTTCAGACGACAGAGTCATCCAATCGGTCCAAGCGACGACCGTCCGAAGTTCCTTCAATCGGTCACTGGCTTGGCGATAGCGTTCTGCTTTCCCGGCTTGGCTCTTCAGCGTTTTCAATCGCGTGGCGACTTCGTCAACGATGTCACCCAAACGCGTCAGGTTCGTTTGCACGCGTTCCAGTCGCCGCTCGGCTTCCACCTTCTTGGCTTTGAAACGACTGATCCCCGCGGCTTCTTCAAAGATGGCCCGTCGATCTTTCGCGTTGGCTTGCAACATTCGATCGACTTTGCCCTGCTCGATCAAACTGTAAGCATCGATCCCAATGCCCGTTCCGCGGATCAGAGCTTTGACGTCCTTCAGACGGACGGCCTGTTGGTTGATCAGGTACTCGCCTTCGCCGCTTCGATAAACTCGCCGAGTCACGTGGACCTCGGGAGCATCCACCGGCATCTGACCACCGGTGTTGTCGAAGATGATCGTCGCCTCCGCGGCGCCCGCGGGACCGCGAGTTTGTGACCCTTTGAAGATCACATCCGACATGTCCTTCCCGCGAAGACTCTTGGCACTTTGACTGCCCAAGACCCATTTCATCGCATCGACAATGTTCGACTTCCCGGAACCGTTTGGCCCCACGACAACCGTGATGCCATCGGGGAAATCAAACCGCGTGCGATCAGCGAAGCTCTTGAAACCGGCCAGCTCGAGTGCTTTGAGCATGAATGATTGTGTTGCCGGGAGCGAAAGAAAATTTGAACGACGGACGGGTGAAACGTGGTTTCGACGGTTCAAGACTAGCCAAAATGCCGTCGAAATCCTAGTTCGATCACGTGAAACGGCTCACAATCCTGGCCATCAAAAAAGCACCCCAATCACGCAGACAACCAAAACCAACAGCCCGGCGACCATTTTGCCCACCGTTCCGGTCGTTCGCCCCCAAAACGCAGCTTGCCCAATCCGCCAGCTGTCTCGCCAAGTCTTGCCGTCGTTCCATTCCGCGTACATGGCTCCCGCCGTCGCCCCCAAACCTCCGAACAAAATCGCCGCCAATACCGGCCCGACGACGGGAATGGGCAGGCCCACGATCCCTCCGACGATGGCCCCAATGATCGAACCGACAATCGCCATCAACGTGGCTCGTCGGCTGGCTCCCGCCCGGCTGGCCCCCATCGCCCCCGCCAAAAACTCGACCAACTCGCCGACCAACCCCAGCAAAAAAGCGATCGCCAACGACACCAGCCCGAGCTGCCAGCGTCCAGTTTCGGGACCCAACCACGCGTACAGTGCCATCAGCGCGATCGCCAACCAATTTCCCGGCAGTGCGACCAGATTCAACAACCAAGCCAAGGTGCATGCGAGAATCAACGATATCCCTAGTGCAACGACTCCCACCGGCATCATCACGTCTCGAACGGTGTCGCGAGTCCACACCAAGGCGTCGCTGACGCTGGCCCAGAAACCACCGTCGGTCTCCTCCGTCGAGATGGCTTCGGCCTGAGCAAAACCGACGTCGAGTGAGGAGGTCAAAGACGAGAACGGATCGACGCCAACCGCCGTAGTGATTGCGTCACCAGTCAATGCTCCAACGACGTTCGCGGCCGGAACAGCAATCTCGGTTGGCAACAGTGTCTCGAGAAGCATCCAAGCAATCTGCAGATCGATCATGCTGTGAAATCTGTCGGAAGAATTGAAGTGGAAAGGCAAAATGGACAGGCAGGGGTGAACCAAACCCGGTAATTTCCCGTCTCATCAGCCACTTGGGAACCAGCCCCATCACGTTGCAGGAACGATGGAGTGAAGCGGGAAGAGACTGCAAAACTGTGGTTTCTTCTTTTCCCAAACGCTACGATGGAGCAACTTCGAAGCCAGCTTTCTGATCGAGGAAAGGATTGACGCAACAATGAGCGGACGGGTTTTAGAAACCAACGTATTGGTGCTGAATCGCTTTTACATGGCGATTCGCGTGGTCAATGTTCGTCGAGCGTTGACGCTTTTGTATCGCGATTGTGCGGAAGTCATTGACAACGACGATGGACAATTCATTGGATACGACTTCGATAGCTGGTGCGAACTGAGCCAATTGGCTTCGGATCAAAAGCAACCAGAGGATGAATACATCCAAGCCGTCGGGTTTGAGATGAAGGTCCCACGGATCACTCGATTGACTCGTTTCGATCGGATGCCGGCCCAAACGGTTCGGTTCAACCGCAAGAACTTGTTCGCTCGCGATGATCACACTTGCCAGTACTGCGGCAAAGCGGAACCAACCCACAAGCTCAGCCTTGATCACGTTGTGCCACGTTCTCACGGCGGTGGAACGACGTGGGAAAACATCGTGTGCTGCTGCCTGCGTTGCAACAGCCGCAAGGGTGGTCGCACGCCGGTGCAAGCACGCATGAAATTGCTGTCGCGTCCGATCAAGCCTCGGTTCAATCCACTGATGACTCATTCAATGGATGACCCTCGCTACGCTTCTTGGAAGACGTTCCTGCAAACGGCCAAATAGGCAGTTTGGGAAAGAGCGAATTCCGGTTATCCACGAGGACTTTTGCTCGCCATCCCGGTGCGTCGTCAGACTCACCGGGACCGGCGTGATCGCGTTCAGACGTTGTCTTCCGTAGTCCCGCCGGCTGAAAATCGGGAATTGCTCGACAAACAAATTTCGGCGTGGTTATACTCGGGACATCATCGGACACGACCCCATCGGACCCGAATCGGAATCATCGCTTATGTCCTACGACGACAACCCCACATCGCCCGTTTTCCGCATCGACGTTTCTGCGGAAACAGAAGCTGGCGTGCCGGTTTCCAACGAGGAACTGACGGTCGGGTTGCTGCGTCAATTGGTCGTCAGCCAGCAGCAACAAACCAAATTGTTGACCGAATTGGTTCAGCAAAATGCCGCAATGCACAAGCAACGTGCGGGTGAATTGCAGCAATGGAAAGACGCCAACCCGCAACTCTCACGTTCCTGCCGTCGTGCCGCGGAAACGCTCAGCGAAGTGCAGACGGAGTTCTTGCAAACATTGACCGAAGAGATCGACGATTCCGGCGATCACTTGGCCGAAGGCGAGTACATGCTGAACGAATTCATCGATCGCTTTGGTCCTCGAATGGCCCACCTGAACGGAATTTTGCAGGTGCTCGCCCAACTTGGGACCGGCGAACCCATCGCACAGCAACAACAGCAGTGAACTCGAATGGGTGATTTCAGCCGCTGAAAAAATTCTGTGGCTTGGAACTCCCAAGTGGACTTTCGAGAAATCGAATCGTTCGCTAATCTCTCGCCTTCTCGGACGCGAACGTCTCTCGCAGACGTTCCCAGATCGTCCGAAACCTGCCTTATCGGGGCGTAGCTCAGCCTGGCAGAGCGTCTGGTTTGGGACCAGAAGGTCGCACGTTCGAATCGTGTCGCCCCGATTCACCTTGGTAAGCGAGCCCCCGACCTCGTCGAGGTAGGCCTTGATTTCACCAACATTTTTCCCGCCGCCGCTCGGATTGGAGGGATTTTTGGTGAAGGCCGAATCAGTGCCGATGGAACGTCCACCGACTGGGTTTGTAGGTTCTGTGGGGCAGTGAAGGGATC contains the following coding sequences:
- a CDS encoding DUF4159 domain-containing protein; this encodes MDASPELAFPAAGFIGGGVGTEGSAMNHSPNRNVSSRTGFHRTAHDDDVMDPNQSGRKLACGSLRSLRLGTSKRYRCAIIAVLCTLSLLANTAQQCTAQDNRGRIDAPTVQRAIDRGVEYLRKSQTDRGGWDEFPGQSCGLSSLCTLAWLNAGVSRNDPDMVRALNYLRRYEPTQTYAVSLQTLVFCHVGALEDLPRIRRNVAWMTANQKTANSRNPGAWDYGDKEGGGDPSNSQFALLALGEAVNRGVEVDPVVFQRAQAYWRNLQLQRGGWPYRSIDPTGSMTCAGIGSLLIAQDALSTLDTDQKTLRCCDEQTDDPAIEKGFEFLTRIFTVETNPGSALSSDFYYLYAIERVGRLSGRRLIGGHDWYREGAEHLVSLQDAFRGFWIGSGPAESKRDVATSFALLFLSKGKRQVVVGQLDHPSLRTLGANNTASLPFSTSLKQLVRHVERDWSQELTWQTIQAEGATVADLLRVPVIVIRGSQRIQFSNELVDTLKQYIDQGGTILFDAIGGDGCGDASGFQASVIDLSQRWFPASQLERLPPSHPVWFAERPVDPTAIGPDFWVYGVGACCRTPVFYSPRSLSCRWKHGGPLLRNGDMPAALRPQIEAGISIGENIIAYATGRELKNKLDAASIVDGSTAPPPTRGAIPIAVGALGAGEKQVLRALPNAATLIREKLAIEVIAVNDPIDLTEESLARVGVLYLHGQTAVDLKPSEKDALRAFASRGGIIIASPICGSEAFGTSIRSQLADLFSGESFEPMAKEHPAWTTRYGGYDLSDVTVRRSNQTGERQKNQTLKISRVRSTPIVDLLQVDDQAAVYYSPLDLSCALESQNSVQCPGYNTTDAARILAGLILYSLNR
- a CDS encoding phospho-sugar mutase, translated to MTSGSNPASSPSLSVDEALAAIDQACQEKKLTAGAVENIRSWLTEDRYRNYRDQTLQHIADGMWQKLDDVFWTIIPFGTGGRRGRMYEIGSNAINDRTIGESAQGLADYVVQYHGGAKQLSCAIAYDTRHKSRHFTELCAGIMVAAGFKVYLLDDYRATPQLSFAVRHLNCDCGIMVTASHNPPSDNAVKVYWSTGGQVLPPHDKAIIDGVMSCQEIRATPFAEAMADGRIEVVTEQIDAAFIDAASQCAFEGSRDVKILYSPLHGVGEEAVIPLMRRDGFTQLDVYEGHREKSGDFPNVPGHVSNPENSAVFEAPIETARAGGYDLVLATDPDCDRLGVAAPLTTDSSGEWGTFTGNQIAALLADYVLEQTVKSGKLTDRSYVIKTLVTTELVRRIAESHGARCVGDLLVGYKYIAEAMDREGPEDFVYGCEESHGYLVGTYARDKDGAVACMLMGELAAKLKAEGKSMHEYMADLYRKHGMHRENLINVFMEGSEGMAAMQSLMKAFRAEPPKSLGGIAVAQVRDYGSATILNVADGSTSPLEGPSGNLVIMDLEMSGNYVAVRPSGTEPKVKFYVFTRLEAAESQDARDADIKLSDRLRAIEEDVRDFARLHS
- the corA gene encoding magnesium/cobalt transporter CorA, with translation MGALPGKLPLHLRVHRPRWARSRSKIGNVPGDLSSDVSTKKKDAVPSHIRVIQYDGRTHRNEVVDSIESVDTADPNVVTWIDLHGIRDMEVLRSLGQRFGLHPLALEDVVQMDQHAKLERYGETLFFIARMPVGDDGFRTEQVSMFLVGNTVITIQEHVGDCLDPVRDRISRARGRIRDRGADYLVYAIIDAIIDGYFPVIERYERHLSEMAELLQDKDNDNLPMHLHHIRADLLSIRKTVQQHRDALRLLLREGESILGDDTRLYLRDCQDHIGQLMEAADTDRETCGELRELYFALLGQKNNDVMKVLTIIATLFIPMSFVAGIYGMNFDQKASPLNMPELEWSFGYPFALSVMMVLALSLLYFLYRKGWLS
- the smc gene encoding chromosome segregation protein SMC, which gives rise to MLKALELAGFKSFADRTRFDFPDGITVVVGPNGSGKSNIVDAMKWVLGSQSAKSLRGKDMSDVIFKGSQTRGPAGAAEATIIFDNTGGQMPVDAPEVHVTRRVYRSGEGEYLINQQAVRLKDVKALIRGTGIGIDAYSLIEQGKVDRMLQANAKDRRAIFEEAAGISRFKAKKVEAERRLERVQTNLTRLGDIVDEVATRLKTLKSQAGKAERYRQASDRLKELRTVVAWTDWMTLSSELNEATSQLETAQRQHGEADALRESLEEQRQAAEMQLQTIAEAAREAEQSRSELSGEIARIGGRRESDQTTLVEQRRTLIGHYRRLRAMRTEAGSAVADLRKTIAALEVAESELAEVQQKKESIATKRDAEQATVHRIETTRDDLQRDHLAAVRRVAEHEANRGRVAQQMREATRALEEIARNLVTADEGLKTAQHDHDQVARNVSELEKRITEAQREVEIADAKVCETRRVLERRREEIGSLKIRLQGITERARVLEELQQKQEGVSGGVREVLRMSNAQLKKDLVGIVADCFVVDRQVAPLIDAALGPRSQYVIVRGGSVSDAISRGEIKIGTRVGIIRLDELPNRRPGDKIRLDGLAGVIGRADKMIDCEVELEPLVRHLLGNTWLVDTLATAIGLRKLSSAGLRFVTASGDLLDNDGSSVVGPPGGETGLVSRRSELAAAKSEMQHYSYQIAEAEKEVGRLTGVVDSEAAELGRHEQAMRNWITEHAAAEAKLHHVAERLSARQATVDELKRSSASHTELLATAEQQDGELARSIQDGKQEIETLETQRSEVDQQLTVASEQLREVQSEAMSISVEAARSEQRVESLTIAADVARRDQSQREAANQEVRDAMTRTRERITEIETRILDADNRLAELMIAMEAADSKLQILAAEANQEREATRRVQSESQAAIKAVAKATETVATISSARDAAELKQATLADRIAEDYQIDLRNDEPPEELAEIEDRSSVDQEISQLRGQVQNVGSVNMEALEELNELQVRYDELHGQYQDLTAAKDSLQRVIARINADSRRLFLDTLEAIRINFQKLYRKSFGGGHADLILEESDDPLEAGVEIVATPPGKPSFSNSLLSGGEKALTAVALLMSIFQYRPSPFCVLDEVDAPFDEANIGRFVTVLTEFLDQSKFIVVTHSKKTMTAATTLYGVTMQESGVSKQVSIRFEDVSEDGQINAA
- a CDS encoding DUF456 domain-containing protein, with amino-acid sequence MIDLQIAWMLLETLLPTEIAVPAANVVGALTGDAITTAVGVDPFSSLTSSLDVGFAQAEAISTEETDGGFWASVSDALVWTRDTVRDVMMPVGVVALGISLILACTLAWLLNLVALPGNWLAIALMALYAWLGPETGRWQLGLVSLAIAFLLGLVGELVEFLAGAMGASRAGASRRATLMAIVGSIIGAIVGGIVGLPIPVVGPVLAAILFGGLGATAGAMYAEWNDGKTWRDSWRIGQAAFWGRTTGTVGKMVAGLLVLVVCVIGVLF
- a CDS encoding HNH endonuclease, encoding MSGRVLETNVLVLNRFYMAIRVVNVRRALTLLYRDCAEVIDNDDGQFIGYDFDSWCELSQLASDQKQPEDEYIQAVGFEMKVPRITRLTRFDRMPAQTVRFNRKNLFARDDHTCQYCGKAEPTHKLSLDHVVPRSHGGGTTWENIVCCCLRCNSRKGGRTPVQARMKLLSRPIKPRFNPLMTHSMDDPRYASWKTFLQTAK